From Phalacrocorax carbo chromosome 8, bPhaCar2.1, whole genome shotgun sequence, a single genomic window includes:
- the NOB1 gene encoding RNA-binding protein NOB1 encodes MGRAGMARVAHVVADTGAFLSAAPLQDIAQNLYTVPEVLAEIRDRPTRRRLAALPCELRLRRPRPDLLRLVTDFSKKTGDYPSLSAADLQVLALTCQLQAETDGLGCLRWEPQDKVRLSSTPRHPEAPLHLAGFHLPAKHKRPGKGQHQPSPERSAVPSESDEFSSFLYWRAPLPSIEEELQELLKAQAVPVNPEATEEHQSSEDGASAEEEEDEEESDDEGWITPSNLKQVQQDTGHCDAAPDGVQVGCVTTDFAMQNVLLQMGLHVLAVNGMLIRQARSYILRCHGCFKTTSDMTKVFCPHCGNKTLKKVAVSVSDDGSLHMHFSRNPKVLNPRGLRYPLPAPKGGKHANNPHLVEDQPFPQQRLSRKARQKTNVFDPDYITGVSPFAENDIYSRAANLQIRDAALGAGRRRLNPNAVTKKFVKRR; translated from the exons ATGGGGCGGGCGGGCATGGCGCGCGTGGCGCACGTCGTGGCCGACACCGGCGCCTTCCTCAGCGCCGCCCCGCTGCAG gACATCGCGCAGAACCTGTACACCGTGCCCGAGGTGCTGGCCGAGATCCGCGACAGGCCGACGCGGCGCCGCCTGGCCGCGCTGCCCTGCGAGCTGCGCCTCCGCCGCCCGCGGCCCGACCTCCTGCGCCTCG TGACCGACTTCTCCAAGAAGACCGGCGACTACCCCAGCCTCTCGGCCGCCGACCTGCAGGTGCTCGCCCTCACCTGCCAGCTGCAGGCCGAGACCGACGGCCTCGGTTGCCTCCGCTGGGAGCCCCAGGACAAG GTGCGGCTCAGCTCCACCCCGCGGCACCCCGAGGCCCCCCTGCACCTCGCCGGCTTCCATCTGCCCGCCAAG CACAAGCGCCCAGGGAAAGGCCagcaccagcccagccccgAGAGGAGCGCGGTCCCATCTGAGAGCGACGAGTTCAGCTCCTTCCTCTACTGGCGGGCGCCCCTGCCCAGCATCgaggaggagctgcaggagctgctg AAAGCTCAGGCCGTCCCCGTTAACCCAGAGGCCACCGAGGAGCACCAGAGCTCTGAGGATGGGGCCAgtgctgaggaagaggaggacgaggaggagAGTGATGACGAGGGTTGGATAACACCCAGCAACCTCAAGCAGGTCCAGCAGGACACAGGGCACTGTGATGCCGCTCCCGACGGCGTCCAGGTCGGCTGTGTCACCACTGACTTTGCCATGCAG AACGTGCTGCTGCAGATGGGGTTGCACGTGCTGGCGGTGAACGGCATGCTGATCCGCCAGGCCAGGAGCTACATCCTCCGCTGCCACGGCTGCTTCAA GACCACTTCGGACATGACCAAGGTTTTCTGTCCCCACTGTGGTAACAAGACCCTGAAGAAGGTCGCGGTGAGCGTCAGCGATGACGGGAGCCTCCACATGCATTTCTCCCGCAACCCCAAGGTGCTGAACCCCCGAGGGCTCAGG TACCCGCTGCCAGCCCCCAAAGGAGGGAAGCACGCGAACAACCCTCACCTCGTGGAAGACCAGCCCTTCCCGCAGCAGCGGCTGTCCCGCAAGGCCAGGCAGAAGACTAACGTCTTCGATCCCGACTACATCACCGGGGTCTCGCCCTTTGCGGAAAATGACATCTACAGCCGTGCGGCCAACCTGCAAATCCGGGACGCGgccctgggtgctggcaggaggCGCCTGAACCCCAACGCCGTGACAAAGAAGTTCGTGAAGAGGAGGTGA
- the NFAT5 gene encoding nuclear factor of activated T-cells 5 isoform X4, with amino-acid sequence MLLQLLPLPPWAVLAAPLPPLPVLPFTLPQSPTARLCKWRAAPQPWGASENQKGAGGKKTPMLCGQYPTKSEGKELKIVVQPETQHRARYLTEGSRGSVKDRTQQGFPTVKLEGHNEPVVLQVFVGNDSGRVKPHGFYQACRVTGRNTTPCKEVDIEGTTVIEVGLEPSNNMTLAVDCVGILKLRNADVEARIGIAGSKKKSTRARLVFRVNINRKDGSTLTLQTPSSPILCTQPAGVPEILKKSLHSCSVKGEEEVFLIGKNFLKGTKVIFQENVSDENSWKAEAEIDMELFHQNHLIVKVPPYHDQQITSAVSVGIYVVTNAGRSHDVQPFTYTPDTSGTLNVNVKKEISSPAQHCSFEEAIKAVKATGCNLEKVNMLPSALITPLIPSSMIKKEDVAPMEVSAEKRSPPVFKASNVVGPTQQTLENSMSGISTSASHLPSENENQQQIQPKVYNPETLTTIQTQDISQPGSFSAVSAPAQLQNSDALLQQAAQFQTRDSQTREVLQSDGTVVTLSQLTDASQQQQSTLSEPAQALQQQISSSIFSSASGVSQLQNTIQQLQAGNFPTNTATGSNRNVDLVQQVLEAQQQLSSVLFSGSDSSEDVQDQLNADIFQQVSQIQNSVNSGIFSSSDTAVHSRPENLLPGRAENVHSQPENALSNQQQQQQQQQQAMETSAAMVIGIQQNICQAATQMQSDLFSSTTSGNGALQQSPVYQQASHIMSGLSTSEDMQMQCELFSSSPGVSGSETTPIAQQQVSNNGPTMFPASNSADGEEASGQSKQMQSTVFQTMVQMQHSGEGQSQVNLFSSTKTMMTVQASGTQQQGGGLFQQGGEIMSIQSGSFMQQSPHSQAQLFHSQNPIGDAQNISQEAQGSIFHSPNSIVHNQTSTNSSDQLQPPMFHSQNAMGVLQSSSVPQDQQSANMFLSQSSMSNAATQEEQMSFFTSPNSISPLQTATNTEQQTSFQQQTQISHIQSSMLPQEQPQTQPAQQGLFQSQVSLGSIQSSSIPQNQQGAIFQPQHSIVAIQSSPPSQEQQQQQQQNMMFSNQNAMSTIASQKQNMIFNPNQNPVTNQEQQGQSIFHPQTNMAPMNQEQQPMQFQSQTTVSSLQNPGSNQAEAQQPAIFHNSPQIQLVQGSPSSQEQQVTLFISSASMSALQNSMSQQELQQSPMYSSQNSMAGMQGTASPPQQQAALFHNTAGGAINQLQSSPASSQQTSGIFLFGIQNNCGQLLTSGPATLPDELMAISQPGQPQSEGQAAVPALLSQQISETSPLPSAMATNQNIEKIDDLLVSLQNQGNNMAGSF; translated from the exons AGCATCAGAGAACCAGAAGGGAGCTGGAGGGAAGAAGACCCCAATGTTGTGTGGTCAGTATCCGACCAAGAGTGAGGGGAAGGAGCTGAAGATAGTGGTACAGCCGGAAACCCAGCACAGGGCTCGCTATCTGACTGAAGGCAGCCGAGGCTCAGTGAAAGACCGGACGCAACAAGGTTTTCCAACTGTAAAG CTGGAAGGTCACAACGAGCCAGTGGTGCTGCAGGTATTTGTGGGTAACGACTCCGGTCGAGTGAAGCCGCATGGGTTCTACCAGGCCTGCAGAGTTACTGGGAGAAACACTACTCCCTGTAAAGAAGTGGATATAGAGGGGACGACTGTTATTGAGGTCGGACTGGAGCCGAGCAACAACATGACACTTGC GGTTGATTGCGTGGGAATACTGAAGCTGAGAAATGCTGATGTTGAAGCTAGGATAGGGATTGCTGgttccaagaaaaaaagcacacgCGCTAGGCTGGTATTTCGTGTTAACATCAATCGCAAGGATGGCTCAACTTTGACTCTTCAGACACCTTCTTCCCCAATTTTGTGCA CTCAACCAGCAGGAGTTCCTGAGATCCTAAAGAAAAGTCTGCACAGTTGTTCAGTGAAGGGTGAAGAGGAAGTTTTTCTGATCGGCAAGAACTTTCTAAAGGGAACAAAAGTGATTTTCCAAGAGAACGTTTCTG ATGAGAATTCTTGGAAGGCAGAAGCTGAAATAGACATGGAATTATTTCATCAG AATCACCTTATTGTGAAGGTGCCGCCATATCATGACCAGCAAATAACCTCCGCTGTTTCTGTGGGAATATATGTGGTGACCAATGCTGGAAGATCACACGATGTGCAACCATTTACGTACACTCCAGATACAT CTGGTACTCTGAATGTTAATGTGAAAAAGGAAAtctccagcccagctcagcatTGTTCCTTTGAAGAGGCTATAAAAG CAGTGAAGGCTACTGGGTGTAACCTGGAGAAGGTAAACATGCTTCCTAGTGCCTTGATAACTCCACTCATACCAAGCAGTATGATTAAGAAGGAAGATGTGGCTCCAATGGAAGTAAGTGCAGAAAAAAGATCTCCCCCGGTCTTCAAG GCTTCAAATGTGGTTGGACCAACTCAACAAACATTGGAAAACAGTATGTCTGGCATATCAACTTCTGCTTCCCATCTaccttctgaaaatgaaaaccagcaacAAATACAGCCGAAGGTGTATAATCCAGAGACACTAACTACTATCCAAACGCAGGACATTTCCCAGCCTGGTAGCTTTTCAGCAGTCTCTGCTCCGGCTCAGCTGCAGAACAGTGATGCATTATTGCAGCAAGCTGCACAGTTCCAAACAAGAGATTCCCAAACCAGGGAAGTCTTGCAATCAGATGGCACGGTAGTCACTTTGTCACAGTTAACTGATGCATCACAACAGCAACAGTCTACGCTTTCAGAACCCGCACAGGCATTGCAGCAACAGATTTCATCAAGTATTTTCTCGTCAGCCAGCGGCGTGAGTCAGTTACAGAACACTATACAGCAACTGCAAGCTGGAAATTTTCCAACTAACACTGCCACTGGCAGCAATAGAAATGTTGACTTGGTGCAACAGGTATTGGAAGCTCAACAGCAGttatcttctgttttattttctggttcaGACAGCAGTGAGGATGTTCAAGATCAGCTAAACGCAGATATCTTTCAGCAAGTTAGCCAGATACAAAATAGCGTCAATTCTGGGATATTTTCCTCATCAGACACAGCTGTCCATTCCAGACCAGAGAACCTTTTGCCCGGTCGAGCTGAAAACGTTCACTCGCAGCCTGAAAATGCGTTGTCCAAtcaacaacaacagcagcagcagcagcagcaggcgaTGGAGACTTCTGCAGCAATGGTGATAGGAATCCAGCAAAACATTTGCCAAGCTGCAACGCAGATGCAGTCTGATTTGTTCTCTTCAACAACTTCAGGGAACGGCGCCCTCCAACAGTCACCTGTTTACCAGCAGGCTTCTCACATAATGAGTGGGTTGTCAACAAGCGAAGACATGCAAATGCAGTGTGAATTATTCTCTTCATCTCCTGGCGTTTCTGGAAGTGAAACTACTCCTATTGCTCAGCAGCAGGTCTCCAACAACGGACCTACTATGTTTCCGGCATCAAATTCTGCAGATGGAGAAGAAGCTTCAGGTCAGAGTAAACAGATGCAAAGTACTGTATTTCAGACAATGGTTCAAATGCAGCACAGTGGAGAAGGTCAATCTCAAGTTAATCTCTTTTCATCTACCAAAACCATGATGACTGTTCAGGCAAGTGGAACTCAACAACAAGGAGGTGGTCTGTTCCAGCAGGGTGGAGAAATCATGTCTATTCAGTCGGGAAGCTTTATGCAGCAGTCTCCACATTCACAAGCTCAGCTTTTTCACTCTCAGAATCCTATTGGTGATGCTCAAAATATATCACAGGAAGCACAAGGCTCTATTTTTCACAGTCCAAATTCCATTGTCCACAACCAGACCAGTACTAATTCCTCAGACCAACTGCAGCCTCCAATGTTCCACTCGCAGAACGCCATGGGGGTATTACAGAGCTCTTCAGTTCCTCAAGACCAGCAGTCTGCCAACATGTTCCTTTCCCAGAGTTCAATGAGCAACGCTGCAACTCAGGAAGAACAGATGTCATTCTTTACAAGCCCAAATTCCATTTCTCCTCTGCAGACAGCAACAAACACTGAACAGCAGACTTCTTTCCAGCAGCAGACACAGATATCTCATATCCAGAGTTCTATGCTTCCCCAAGAACAGCCCCAGACTCAGCCTGCTCAGCAAGGTTTGTTTCAGTCTCAAGTGTCATTAGGCTCCATCCAGTCCAGCTCAATTCCCCAGAACCAACAAGGAGCTATCTTCCAGCCTCAGCATTCGATAGTTGCTATTCAGAGTAGCCCTCCATctcaagagcagcagcagcagcaacagcagaacATGATGTTCAGTAATCAAAACGCAATGAGTACAATTGCCTCTCAAAAGCAGAACATGATTTTCAATCCAAATCAAAACCCAGTTACCAATCAGGAGCAGCAAGGCCAGTCCATTTTTCATCCACAGACTAACATGGCGCCGATGaaccaggagcagcagcccaTGCAATTCCAGAGTCAGACTACAGTGTCTTCTCTTCAGAATCCTGGATCCAACCAGGCTGAAGCACAGCAGCCAGCCATCTTCCATAACTCGCCCCAGATTCAGCTGGTCCAAGGCTCACCGAGTTCTCAAGAGCAACAAGTCACCCTCTTCATCTCTTCAGCTTCCATGTCTGCCTTGCAGAACAGCATGAGCCAGCAAGAGCTGCAGCAGTCTCCCATGTACTCTTCTCAAAACAGCATGGCAGGAATGCAAGGAACTGCTTCTCCTCCGCAGCAACAAGCTGCTTTATTTCACAACACAGCAGGAGGTGCTATCAACCAGCTGCAGAGTTCTCCTGCTTCGTCTCAGCAAACATCGGGAATATTCCTCTTTGGCATTCAAAACA ACTGTGGGCAGCTGCTAACTTCTGGACCAGCTACGTTGCCGGATGAGTTGATGGCTATAAGTCAGCCAGGTCAGCCGCAGAGCGAGGGACAAGCAGCAGTGCCAGCGCTGCTCTCCCAGCAGATATCCGAGACTTCTCCACTACCCTCAGCTATGGCAACCAATCAGAATATTGAGAAAATAGATGATCTGCTTGTGTCATTGCAAAACCAAGGGAACAATATGGCTGGCTCGTTTTAA